One genomic segment of Pelagerythrobacter marensis includes these proteins:
- the infC gene encoding translation initiation factor IF-3, which yields MIQSDKVRVIDHEGENLGVMYTREAIEQAADVGLNLVEVSPNADPPVCKFLDVGKYRYEAQKKANAARKTQKTQDIKEIKMRPNIDDHDYDVKMRNVNKFIENGDKVKVTLRFRGREMAHQQLGMNLLRRVQEDVDEIAKVEAFPRLEGRQMLMVLAPK from the coding sequence ATGATCCAGTCCGACAAGGTTCGCGTCATCGATCACGAGGGTGAAAACCTCGGCGTGATGTACACCCGCGAAGCGATCGAACAGGCGGCCGATGTCGGCCTGAACCTCGTCGAGGTTTCGCCCAACGCCGACCCGCCCGTGTGCAAGTTCCTCGACGTGGGCAAGTACCGGTACGAGGCTCAGAAGAAGGCAAACGCCGCGCGCAAGACGCAAAAGACGCAGGATATCAAAGAGATAAAGATGCGTCCGAACATCGACGATCACGATTACGATGTGAAAATGCGCAACGTGAACAAGTTCATCGAGAACGGCGACAAGGTGAAAGTCACCCTGCGTTTCCGCGGGCGCGAAATGGCGCACCAGCAGCTCGGCATGAACCTGCTCCGCCGCGTTCAGGAAGACGTGGACGAAATCGCCAAAGTCGAGGCGTTTCCCCGCCTCGAAGGGCGCCAGATGCTGATGGTGCTGGCCCCGAAATAG
- a CDS encoding M1 family metallopeptidase yields the protein MRSTAAVLAILLSTTACATMDAQTPAAAQAERLVAPILTTPDAVDSATFAQPQVARVTHVDLDLALDFERKRVAGTATLDILAREDAAQIVLDSNGLVIDRVTDGQGRALPFEVGPRVDGKGEPVTVSLRTDDGQARQIVIHYAANPQADALQWLASEQTAGGEHPFLFSQGQAILNRSWIPTQDSPGIRQTWRARITAPEPLDVVMSGVAQGDPETLGNDENGQGRRAFTFVMDKPVPPYLIAIAAGDIDFRAIGPRTGVWAEPDMLDRAHHEVADTEDMVEEAEKLYGPYRWGRYDMIVLPPAFPYGGMENPVMTFLTPTFIAGDRSLTGLVAHELAHSWSGNLVTNAVWGDGWLNEGVTSYFENRIVEEIYGETRARQEAALDYMAILETLDEVGRDAPGTALHHPEGTDSAGSAIVYNKGAAFLRTLESKVGRERFDAWLRQWFDNHAFQPATSNMIYEDMRTNLARNAAEAERLMLREWIFEPGLPANVAKPDPAAFAAVDSASAAYAASGTIPAAQTWRGWTSAERQRFLRQVPRDRTAQQLAALDRQLGLAATGNNEELFLWLDLALANRYAPAVPQAESFLAEVGRAKFVRPLFGTLAEEGDWGAAIAKRIYAETRPGYHAVTRGSVDKVLGWEE from the coding sequence ATGCGTTCCACTGCCGCAGTTCTCGCCATCCTCCTGTCCACCACCGCCTGCGCCACGATGGACGCGCAGACCCCCGCCGCCGCACAGGCGGAACGGCTGGTGGCGCCGATCCTGACCACGCCCGATGCGGTGGACAGCGCGACCTTCGCACAGCCGCAGGTCGCGCGGGTGACGCACGTCGATCTCGACCTTGCGCTCGATTTCGAACGCAAGCGCGTGGCCGGCACTGCCACGCTGGACATCCTGGCGCGCGAGGACGCGGCGCAGATCGTGCTCGACAGCAATGGCCTGGTGATCGACCGGGTGACCGACGGGCAGGGCCGGGCGCTTCCCTTCGAAGTCGGCCCGCGGGTCGATGGCAAGGGCGAACCGGTCACCGTCTCGCTTCGCACCGATGACGGGCAGGCGCGGCAGATCGTGATCCATTACGCCGCCAATCCGCAGGCCGATGCCCTGCAATGGCTCGCCTCCGAACAGACCGCGGGCGGCGAGCATCCGTTCCTGTTCAGCCAGGGGCAGGCGATCCTCAACCGCAGCTGGATCCCGACGCAGGACAGCCCCGGCATCCGCCAGACCTGGCGCGCGCGGATCACCGCGCCCGAGCCGCTGGACGTGGTCATGTCGGGCGTCGCGCAGGGCGACCCCGAAACGCTCGGCAACGATGAAAACGGGCAGGGCCGCCGCGCCTTCACCTTCGTGATGGACAAGCCGGTCCCGCCCTACCTGATCGCGATTGCCGCGGGCGACATCGATTTCCGCGCGATCGGCCCACGCACCGGCGTCTGGGCGGAACCCGACATGCTCGACCGCGCGCACCACGAAGTCGCCGATACCGAGGACATGGTGGAAGAGGCGGAGAAGCTCTACGGCCCCTATCGCTGGGGCCGCTACGACATGATCGTGTTGCCGCCCGCCTTCCCCTATGGCGGGATGGAAAACCCGGTCATGACTTTCCTGACACCGACCTTCATCGCCGGCGACCGCAGCCTGACCGGGCTGGTCGCGCACGAACTGGCCCATTCGTGGTCGGGCAACCTGGTGACCAACGCCGTCTGGGGCGACGGCTGGCTGAACGAAGGCGTCACCTCGTACTTCGAAAACCGGATCGTGGAGGAAATCTACGGCGAAACGCGCGCCCGGCAGGAGGCTGCGCTGGATTACATGGCGATCCTCGAAACGCTGGACGAAGTGGGCCGCGATGCCCCCGGCACCGCGCTGCACCACCCGGAAGGGACCGACAGCGCGGGCAGCGCGATCGTTTACAACAAGGGCGCGGCCTTCCTGCGCACGCTGGAAAGCAAGGTCGGGCGCGAGCGTTTCGACGCCTGGCTGCGCCAGTGGTTCGACAACCACGCCTTCCAGCCGGCGACCTCGAACATGATCTACGAAGACATGCGGACCAACCTCGCGCGCAATGCGGCGGAGGCGGAGCGGCTGATGCTGCGCGAATGGATCTTCGAACCCGGCCTGCCGGCCAATGTTGCGAAGCCCGACCCGGCGGCCTTCGCGGCGGTCGACAGCGCGTCCGCCGCCTATGCCGCCAGCGGCACGATCCCGGCGGCGCAGACCTGGCGCGGCTGGACTTCGGCAGAGCGGCAGCGGTTCCTGCGCCAGGTGCCGCGCGACCGCACGGCGCAGCAGCTCGCCGCGCTCGACCGGCAGCTCGGCCTCGCCGCGACGGGCAATAACGAGGAACTGTTCCTGTGGCTCGATCTCGCGCTGGCCAATCGCTACGCGCCCGCCGTACCGCAGGCGGAAAGCTTCCTCGCCGAAGTCGGCCGCGCCAAGTTCGTCCGCCCGCTGTTCGGCACCCTGGCGGAAGAAGGCGACTGGGGCGCTGCAATCGCGAAGCGCATCTACGCCGAAACCCGCCCCGGCTACCACGCCGTCACCCGCGGCAGCGTCGACAAAGTGCTCGGCTGGGAGGAGTGA
- the hemF gene encoding oxygen-dependent coproporphyrinogen oxidase, protein MTDWTPYTARAKDWFEDLRNRICAEFEAIEREAGSQAAFEYVPWQREEDGNDNPGGGVRGAMKGEVFEKVGVNVSTVHGTFAPEFARTVHGAAENPAFTATGISLVAHMANPHVPAVHMNTRFLTTARAWFGGGADLNPPIPRAEDTEEFHAAFRAACAAHNPTYYERFSKWADDYFFIPHRGVHRGVGGIFYDHLECEGPPGEAGGGEEGDGAAWERHFAFTQDVGRAFLDVFPRIVRRRMAEPFTDADRQTQLEWRGRYAEFNLVYDRGTLFGLKTGGNIDAILMSLPPQAVWS, encoded by the coding sequence ATGACCGACTGGACCCCCTATACCGCCCGCGCGAAAGACTGGTTCGAGGACCTGCGGAATCGCATCTGTGCCGAGTTCGAGGCGATCGAGCGCGAGGCGGGGTCGCAGGCCGCGTTCGAATACGTGCCCTGGCAGCGGGAGGAAGACGGCAACGACAATCCCGGCGGCGGGGTGCGCGGGGCGATGAAGGGCGAAGTGTTCGAGAAAGTGGGCGTCAACGTGTCCACCGTCCACGGCACTTTCGCGCCCGAATTCGCCCGCACGGTGCACGGGGCGGCGGAGAACCCGGCCTTCACCGCGACCGGGATCAGCCTGGTCGCGCACATGGCCAATCCGCATGTCCCGGCGGTGCATATGAACACCCGTTTCCTGACCACGGCCAGGGCCTGGTTCGGTGGCGGGGCGGATCTGAATCCCCCGATCCCGCGGGCGGAGGATACCGAGGAATTTCACGCCGCCTTCCGCGCCGCCTGCGCCGCGCACAACCCGACGTATTACGAACGGTTCAGCAAGTGGGCGGACGATTACTTCTTCATCCCTCATCGCGGGGTGCATCGCGGGGTCGGCGGTATCTTCTACGACCACCTCGAATGCGAAGGGCCGCCGGGCGAGGCGGGCGGCGGCGAAGAGGGGGACGGCGCGGCATGGGAACGGCATTTCGCCTTCACCCAGGATGTTGGCCGCGCGTTCCTCGACGTCTTCCCGCGCATCGTACGCCGGCGGATGGCAGAACCGTTCACCGATGCGGACCGCCAGACCCAGCTCGAATGGCGGGGCCGCTACGCCGAATTCAACCTGGTGTATGATCGCGGCACGCTGTTCGGCCTGAAGACCGGCGGCAATATCGATGCCATCCTGATGAGCCTGCCCCCGCAAGCGGTCTGGAGCTGA
- the cydB gene encoding cytochrome d ubiquinol oxidase subunit II codes for MMDLPLIWAFIIAFAVFAYVVMDGFDLGIGVLFPGFAVGKERDSAMNSIAPVWDGNETWLVLGGGGLFAAFPLAYAVVLPATYPLIIAMLLGLVFRGVAFEFRWRDPAHRALWDAAFTGGSLVAAMTQGMILGALLQGIEIDGRNYGGSWWNWLTPYTLLTGLGTVAGYALLGSTWLIWKLEGPAQDHARRMAFRSAIATLALLAAVSLYTVFLDAQYFDRWFSMPSVLFAANVPLLTAIIAFLLFRGIAKGWEAAPFWLSLALFFLGMAGLGLSMFPYIVPNEITIWQAAAPHSSQAFMLVGVAITLPLILAYTAWAYWVFRGKVGHEGYH; via the coding sequence ATGATGGACCTGCCGCTGATCTGGGCCTTTATCATCGCCTTCGCCGTCTTCGCCTATGTCGTGATGGACGGGTTCGACCTGGGCATCGGCGTGCTCTTCCCCGGTTTCGCGGTGGGGAAGGAACGCGACAGCGCGATGAATTCGATCGCGCCGGTGTGGGACGGGAACGAAACCTGGCTGGTCCTGGGCGGCGGCGGTCTGTTCGCCGCCTTCCCGCTGGCCTACGCCGTCGTCCTGCCGGCGACCTATCCGCTGATCATCGCCATGCTGCTGGGCCTGGTGTTCCGGGGCGTGGCGTTCGAATTCCGCTGGCGCGATCCGGCCCACCGCGCGCTCTGGGATGCCGCCTTCACCGGCGGATCGCTGGTCGCCGCGATGACGCAGGGGATGATCCTGGGCGCGCTGCTGCAGGGGATAGAGATCGACGGGCGCAATTACGGCGGAAGCTGGTGGAACTGGCTGACGCCCTATACCCTGCTGACCGGGCTGGGCACTGTCGCCGGATATGCCCTGCTGGGCAGCACCTGGCTGATCTGGAAGCTGGAAGGGCCGGCGCAGGACCATGCCCGGCGCATGGCCTTCCGCTCCGCGATCGCGACGCTGGCGCTGCTGGCGGCGGTCAGCCTCTATACCGTGTTCCTCGACGCGCAGTATTTCGATCGCTGGTTCTCGATGCCCAGCGTGCTGTTTGCGGCCAATGTTCCGCTGCTGACCGCGATCATCGCCTTCCTGCTGTTTCGCGGCATTGCCAAAGGCTGGGAAGCCGCGCCCTTCTGGCTCAGCCTGGCGCTGTTCTTCCTCGGCATGGCCGGGCTGGGCCTGTCGATGTTCCCCTATATCGTGCCGAACGAGATCACGATCTGGCAGGCCGCCGCGCCGCATAGCAGCCAGGCCTTCATGCTGGTGGGCGTGGCGATCACCCTGCCGCTGATCCTGGCCTATACCGCCTGGGCCTACTGGGTCTTCCGCGGCAAGGTCGGCCACGAAGGATATCATTGA
- a CDS encoding AbrB/MazE/SpoVT family DNA-binding domain-containing protein, translating into MNATLKITRIGNSAGIILPKEVLARLRAGVGDALFLTEAPDGVRLSAADPDFASKMEAAEAIMREDRDILRVLAK; encoded by the coding sequence ATGAACGCGACGCTCAAGATCACCCGGATCGGCAATTCCGCCGGGATCATCCTGCCGAAGGAAGTGCTGGCACGCCTCCGCGCGGGGGTGGGCGATGCGCTGTTCCTGACCGAAGCGCCAGACGGCGTTCGCCTGTCGGCAGCCGATCCCGATTTCGCATCGAAAATGGAAGCAGCCGAAGCGATCATGCGCGAAGATCGTGATATCCTGCGGGTTCTCGCCAAATAG
- a CDS encoding DUF2474 domain-containing protein, with product MEGPGRSAERRPLWQRLAWLAAIWLASVTVLGAVAWVLRLWIA from the coding sequence ATGGAAGGGCCAGGCCGCAGCGCGGAGCGGCGGCCGCTGTGGCAGCGGCTGGCCTGGCTCGCGGCGATCTGGCTCGCCAGCGTCACCGTGCTGGGCGCGGTCGCCTGGGTCTTGAGGTTGTGGATCGCCTGA
- a CDS encoding cytochrome ubiquinol oxidase subunit I: MLQDLDAILLARIQFAFTVSFHFIFPAFSIGLASFLAVLEGLWLKTGQQRYHDLFKYWVKIFAVAFAMGVVSGIVMSYQFGTNWAVFSDKAGPVIGPLMAYEVLTAFFLEAGFLGVMLFGMEKVGRKLHFAATCMVALGTFISAFWILSVNSWMHTPTGFVMGDNGQFLPGESWWDIVFNPSFPYRLVHTVIAAYLTTAFAVGGVGAWHLLKDRTNAHARTMFSMAMWMAALVAPVQIFAGDMHGLNTLEHQPAKVMAMEGHYQSHPEGAPLILFGIPDSERERVDYAIEIPKASSLILKHDLDAPLAGLDTIPEEDRPPVGIVFWSFRVMVGIGFAMLGIGLWSLIARWRGRLYDWRWLHRGALAMAPSGFVAVLAGWITTEVGRQPWTVYGLLRTADSASPLDAPAVATSLVAFVVVYFAVFGAGTWYILKLMAKSPHPGERGVKMGERGPIRTAGITPGPTQNPGDPDSLPRNRKEAE; the protein is encoded by the coding sequence ATGTTGCAGGATCTCGATGCCATCCTCCTCGCGAGGATCCAGTTCGCCTTCACGGTGAGTTTCCACTTCATTTTCCCGGCGTTTTCGATCGGGCTGGCGAGCTTTCTCGCCGTGCTGGAGGGGCTGTGGCTGAAGACCGGGCAGCAGCGATATCACGACCTGTTCAAATACTGGGTGAAGATCTTCGCCGTCGCCTTCGCAATGGGCGTCGTCTCCGGCATCGTCATGTCGTACCAGTTCGGCACCAACTGGGCGGTCTTTTCCGACAAGGCGGGGCCGGTGATCGGTCCGCTCATGGCTTACGAGGTGCTGACCGCATTCTTCCTAGAGGCCGGGTTCCTCGGCGTCATGCTGTTCGGGATGGAGAAAGTGGGGCGCAAGCTGCACTTCGCCGCGACCTGCATGGTGGCGCTGGGCACGTTCATTTCGGCCTTCTGGATCCTCAGCGTCAATTCGTGGATGCACACCCCGACCGGCTTCGTCATGGGCGACAACGGGCAGTTCCTGCCGGGCGAAAGCTGGTGGGACATCGTGTTCAACCCCAGCTTCCCCTATCGCCTGGTGCACACGGTGATCGCCGCCTATCTCACCACCGCCTTTGCCGTGGGCGGCGTGGGCGCGTGGCACCTGCTGAAGGACCGCACCAACGCCCATGCCCGGACGATGTTCTCGATGGCGATGTGGATGGCCGCACTGGTCGCGCCGGTGCAGATCTTCGCCGGCGACATGCACGGGCTGAACACGCTGGAGCATCAGCCGGCCAAAGTCATGGCGATGGAGGGGCATTATCAGAGCCACCCCGAGGGCGCGCCGCTGATCCTGTTCGGCATTCCCGATAGCGAGCGCGAGCGGGTCGACTATGCGATCGAAATTCCCAAGGCATCCTCGCTGATCCTCAAGCACGATCTGGACGCGCCGCTCGCCGGGCTCGACACGATTCCCGAGGAAGACCGGCCGCCGGTGGGGATCGTGTTCTGGTCGTTCCGGGTTATGGTCGGGATCGGCTTTGCCATGCTGGGCATCGGGCTGTGGAGCCTGATCGCGCGCTGGCGGGGCCGGCTCTACGACTGGCGCTGGCTCCACCGCGGGGCGCTGGCGATGGCGCCTTCTGGCTTCGTCGCGGTGCTCGCCGGGTGGATCACGACCGAGGTCGGGCGGCAGCCCTGGACCGTTTACGGCCTGCTGCGCACCGCCGACAGCGCCAGCCCGCTCGACGCGCCGGCGGTGGCGACATCGCTGGTCGCCTTCGTCGTCGTCTATTTCGCAGTCTTCGGCGCGGGCACCTGGTACATCCTGAAACTGATGGCAAAATCGCCGCACCCGGGCGAACGCGGGGTCAAGATGGGCGAACGCGGGCCGATCCGCACCGCCGGCATTACCCCAGGGCCGACGCAGAACCCCGGCGATCCCGACAGCCTGCCGCGCAACCGGAAGGAGGCCGAATGA
- a CDS encoding MarR family winged helix-turn-helix transcriptional regulator, translating into MFFLKDLPSARMIEGYAAAHGVPAQAVGEALTMMRRASLLIRRLESYFADHGLSQLRFLFLIVIDREPDRETLTVGEITDRLDVAGPVVARTLRTLERDGLVAAAKDRSDARAKHVRLTDEGHAMLERLLPGYFAILADEMDGAG; encoded by the coding sequence GTGTTCTTCCTGAAGGATCTGCCCTCGGCCCGCATGATCGAAGGCTATGCCGCCGCGCATGGCGTTCCCGCGCAGGCGGTGGGGGAAGCGCTGACGATGATGCGCCGCGCCAGCCTGCTGATCCGCCGGCTGGAAAGCTATTTCGCGGACCACGGCCTGTCGCAGCTCCGCTTCCTGTTCCTGATCGTGATCGACCGCGAGCCGGACCGCGAAACGCTGACCGTGGGCGAGATCACCGACCGGCTCGACGTCGCAGGCCCGGTGGTCGCACGCACCCTGCGGACGCTGGAACGCGACGGCCTGGTCGCCGCCGCGAAAGACCGCAGCGATGCACGCGCCAAACATGTCCGCCTGACGGACGAAGGCCACGCCATGCTGGAACGCCTGCTGCCCGGCTACTTCGCGATTCTCGCCGACGAGATGGACGGCGCGGGGTAA
- a CDS encoding putative quinol monooxygenase, with translation MPLSVFATISPKPAHFDQARSAVREILAPTRAESGCLAFDLHEGEGNGQLHLYEVWTDRAALDAHYRQDYTRAVFEQYEDWLAEPVAIVFMQPVEGPACSS, from the coding sequence ATGCCGCTTTCCGTATTTGCCACGATCAGCCCGAAGCCCGCGCATTTCGACCAGGCGCGATCGGCTGTTCGCGAAATCCTGGCCCCGACGCGCGCCGAAAGCGGCTGCCTCGCCTTCGACCTTCATGAAGGCGAGGGAAACGGGCAGCTCCATCTCTATGAAGTGTGGACCGATCGGGCCGCGCTCGATGCGCATTACCGGCAGGACTATACCCGCGCGGTGTTCGAACAATACGAAGACTGGCTGGCCGAACCGGTCGCGATCGTCTTCATGCAGCCGGTGGAGGGGCCTGCGTGTTCTTCCTGA
- a CDS encoding RelA/SpoT family protein, translating to MLRQYELVERVKEYDPDADEALLNRAYVYTVQKHGTQKRASGDPYFSHPVEVAGLMTDLQLDQETIITALLHDTVEDTLATIEDIESNFGDEVARLVDGVTKLSKIEAMPENERAAENLRKFLLAMSEDIRVLLVKLGDRLHNMRTLHFIKSPDKRRRIARETMDIYAPLAERVGMYEYMREMQLLAFEQIEPEAYRTITGRLEQIRRQGGGQVDAIALTVKQALAEAGLQVEVSGREKHPYSIWRKMAERHLPFDQVSDIMAFRVICETEADCYAALGVLHTTWQFIPGKFKDYISTPKTNGYRSLHTSLIYENSMRVEVQVRTRAMHRTNEFGLAAHWAYKQGDRPDGQVGWLRDLIEIVDASHDAEELLEHTRMAIYQDRIFAFTPKGSLFQLPIGATAVDFAFAVHTDLGAQTVGAKINGRHMPLRTPLENGDVVEIIKGKNAEPQLSWLGFVVTGKARAAVRRAVRLKERAEVAEIGSKLFDEIAARVPAKIGKKAIRDAVARLELEDEEDLMYAIGSAKLDDREVMEALVPGCTAEMDDDGAWPTRERAISIRGLTPGVGFRLATCCHPVPGDRIVGLRKPGEGVEVHAIDCFELASGIDADWLDLSWGRRSVGAVGRLRVTLYDRPGTLADMAAIFAQNLANVVALDQVQRDSPFQTYELDLEVQDLAHLTRILSALRASDAVAQAERI from the coding sequence ATGCTGCGCCAGTACGAACTTGTTGAACGGGTCAAGGAATACGACCCCGACGCCGACGAGGCGCTGCTCAACCGCGCCTATGTCTACACCGTGCAGAAGCACGGCACGCAGAAACGCGCCAGCGGCGACCCCTATTTCAGCCATCCGGTCGAAGTCGCCGGGCTGATGACCGACCTGCAGCTCGACCAGGAAACGATCATCACCGCGCTGCTGCACGACACGGTCGAAGATACCCTGGCGACGATCGAGGACATCGAAAGCAATTTCGGCGACGAAGTCGCGCGGCTGGTCGACGGGGTGACCAAGCTGTCGAAGATCGAGGCCATGCCCGAAAACGAGCGGGCGGCGGAAAACCTGCGCAAGTTCCTGCTGGCGATGAGCGAGGACATCCGCGTCCTGCTGGTCAAGCTGGGCGACCGGCTGCACAACATGCGCACGCTGCATTTCATCAAGAGCCCGGATAAACGCCGCCGGATCGCGCGAGAGACGATGGATATCTACGCCCCACTAGCAGAGCGGGTGGGGATGTACGAATACATGCGCGAGATGCAGCTTCTCGCCTTCGAACAGATCGAGCCGGAAGCCTATCGCACGATCACCGGCCGGCTGGAACAGATCCGCCGGCAGGGCGGGGGGCAGGTCGATGCCATCGCGCTGACGGTCAAGCAGGCGCTGGCCGAAGCCGGGCTGCAGGTGGAAGTTTCGGGGCGCGAGAAGCACCCTTATTCGATCTGGCGCAAGATGGCGGAGCGGCACCTGCCGTTCGACCAGGTCAGCGACATCATGGCCTTCCGCGTGATCTGCGAAACCGAGGCCGATTGCTACGCCGCGCTGGGGGTGCTGCACACGACCTGGCAGTTCATCCCCGGCAAGTTCAAGGACTATATCTCCACCCCCAAGACGAACGGATACCGTTCGCTCCACACCTCGCTGATCTATGAAAATTCGATGCGGGTGGAGGTGCAAGTCCGCACCCGCGCGATGCACCGCACCAACGAATTCGGCCTCGCCGCGCACTGGGCCTACAAGCAGGGCGACCGGCCCGACGGGCAAGTCGGCTGGCTGCGCGACCTGATCGAAATCGTCGACGCCAGCCACGATGCGGAGGAGCTGCTCGAACACACCCGCATGGCGATCTATCAGGATCGCATTTTCGCCTTCACGCCCAAGGGGTCGCTGTTCCAGTTGCCGATTGGCGCCACCGCAGTCGATTTTGCCTTCGCGGTGCATACCGATCTGGGCGCGCAGACGGTGGGGGCCAAGATCAACGGGCGCCACATGCCGCTGCGCACCCCGCTGGAAAACGGCGACGTGGTCGAAATCATCAAGGGCAAGAATGCCGAACCGCAGCTGTCCTGGCTGGGCTTCGTCGTCACCGGCAAGGCGCGCGCCGCGGTTCGCCGCGCGGTGCGGCTGAAGGAACGCGCCGAAGTCGCGGAAATCGGCAGCAAGCTGTTCGACGAGATCGCGGCGCGTGTTCCGGCCAAGATCGGCAAGAAGGCGATCCGCGACGCGGTCGCCCGGCTGGAGCTGGAGGACGAGGAAGACCTGATGTACGCGATCGGTTCGGCCAAGCTCGACGATCGCGAGGTGATGGAAGCTCTCGTGCCCGGCTGCACGGCGGAGATGGACGACGATGGGGCCTGGCCCACGCGCGAACGGGCGATATCGATCCGCGGCCTGACGCCGGGCGTCGGCTTCCGCCTCGCCACGTGCTGCCACCCGGTGCCCGGCGACCGGATCGTCGGCCTGCGCAAGCCGGGCGAAGGGGTGGAAGTCCACGCGATCGACTGTTTCGAACTGGCGAGCGGGATCGACGCCGACTGGCTCGATCTGTCGTGGGGCCGGCGATCGGTGGGCGCGGTCGGGCGGCTTCGGGTGACGCTCTACGACAGGCCGGGCACGCTGGCCGACATGGCGGCGATTTTCGCGCAGAACCTGGCCAACGTGGTCGCGCTCGATCAGGTCCAGCGCGACAGCCCGTTCCAGACATACGAACTCGATCTGGAAGTGCAGGATCTCGCCCACCTGACCCGCATCCTCAGCGCCCTGCGCGCCAGCGATGCCGTCGCCCAGGCGGAACGGATCTGA
- the pdeM gene encoding ligase-associated DNA damage response endonuclease PdeM, with amino-acid sequence MVPLSFAGEEFALTRANALYWPRERALLVADLHLEKASFYARHGQMLPPYDSRETLERVALAIRETDARRVYTLGDNFHDNEGSARLEDHAAGMLAALTRATDWVWITGNHDPAMEARSGGTIARELDIAGVVLRHQAQAGETRPELSGHYHPRLQVTVRERHIRRPCAVVAEGGEGAGGRMILPAFGALTGGMNAADPAIRAAMQPAERIDAVLPLRGRLARFPLWRQAA; translated from the coding sequence ATGGTTCCCCTTTCGTTCGCAGGCGAGGAATTTGCCCTCACGCGCGCCAACGCGCTCTACTGGCCGCGCGAACGGGCGCTGCTGGTGGCCGACCTGCATTTGGAAAAGGCCAGCTTTTACGCCCGCCACGGGCAGATGCTGCCGCCTTACGACAGCCGCGAGACGCTGGAACGCGTCGCGCTGGCGATCCGCGAAACCGATGCCCGCCGGGTCTATACCCTGGGCGACAATTTCCACGACAACGAAGGCAGCGCCCGGCTGGAAGATCACGCGGCGGGAATGCTCGCCGCGCTGACCCGCGCGACCGACTGGGTGTGGATCACCGGCAATCACGATCCGGCGATGGAAGCGCGCAGCGGCGGCACGATCGCGCGCGAGCTGGACATTGCCGGTGTCGTCCTGCGCCATCAGGCCCAGGCGGGGGAGACGCGGCCCGAACTGTCGGGGCATTACCACCCGCGCCTGCAGGTGACCGTGCGCGAACGCCACATCCGCCGCCCCTGCGCGGTCGTGGCCGAAGGGGGCGAAGGCGCCGGCGGGCGGATGATCCTGCCGGCCTTCGGCGCATTGACCGGGGGCATGAACGCCGCCGATCCGGCGATCCGCGCGGCGATGCAGCCGGCGGAGCGGATCGACGCGGTCCTGCCCCTGCGCGGACGGCTGGCCCGCTTCCCCCTGTGGCGCCAGGCGGCGTGA
- a CDS encoding type II toxin-antitoxin system death-on-curing family toxin, with protein MGGERAEPVWLDGEIALAIHDRQLAEHGGGRGVRDSGALDSALARPVNRWTYGEDDRVRLAAAYAFGIVRNHPFADGNKRTAWVMARLFLKLNGVEIAFSPEDTIRVVVALAAGELDEDALADWFRQRVIP; from the coding sequence ATGGGCGGAGAACGCGCGGAGCCGGTCTGGCTCGACGGCGAAATCGCGCTTGCCATTCATGACCGGCAGCTCGCCGAACATGGCGGCGGGCGGGGCGTGCGCGACAGCGGCGCGCTGGACTCGGCGCTCGCGCGGCCAGTCAATCGCTGGACGTACGGCGAAGACGATCGCGTGCGGCTCGCCGCTGCCTATGCGTTCGGCATCGTGCGCAACCATCCGTTTGCCGATGGCAACAAGCGCACGGCCTGGGTCATGGCCCGCCTATTCCTGAAACTGAATGGTGTCGAGATCGCCTTTTCCCCCGAAGACACGATCCGCGTCGTCGTCGCCCTTGCGGCGGGAGAGCTTGACGAGGATGCGCTGGCCGACTGGTTCCGGCAGCGGGTTATCCCTTAG